Below is a genomic region from Desulfobotulus pelophilus.
ATTTGCCTTCCGTTCGGATCTGTTTACAGTTTTTACCCAGACGAATTACCAGTCCCCGCAGCCCTCCGTCCCTGATAAGAAGGTTGGTACCATCACCCATGATAAAGAAGGGGATATTGTGCTGGGAAACGGTCTTCATAACAGCGGAAAGTGTTTGTATGTCCGGCGGGGAGCAAAAAAGATCGGCAGGCCCTCCTACCCGGAAGCGCACATGGGAAGCCAGTGGTTCATTTTCTTTCAGAAGTCCGGGAAACCGGCCTGTCATTTTATGGTATTCAGGCTGCTGCAGCACGGGAAAGAACCTCCGCAAGGGTTTCGCCAGTCCGGTATACATTGCCTGCTCCAAGGGTCAGGACCACATCGCCTTTTTGAACATAATCCTGAAGCAGGGGTACGGGATCCGTGTTGTCTCCCACGCAGATTACCTGTCGGTGACCATGGGCCTTGATTCCCTCGCAGAGCCTTGTTCCCGTAATCCCTTCGATGGGTGCTTCGCCCGCTGCATAAACGGGAAGAACAAAGAGGGCATCGGACTCATAAAAAGAACGGGTGAAGTCATCGAAAAGTGCTGCTGTTCGTGAATACCGGTGGGGCTGGAAAACCACTACCATACGCCGGTCCGGATAGGTTTCCCGAACAGCCTCAAGGGTGGTTCGGATCTCTGTGGGGTGGTGTCCGTAGTCGTCCATGATGGTTATGCCGTGGATTTCTGCCTTTACATCCATGCGTCGCGCCACACCGGAGACCTGTTCAAGGGCTTTCCGGATTTGATTGAAATCGATGGAAAGTTCGCAGCCCGTGGCAATGGCTGCCAGGGCGTTGGTAACATTATGGCGTCCGGGAAGATTGAGAGTCAGCCTTCCCAGCTCCTTGCCATGGTGAAGGACGGTAAAGTGATTTTTCATGCCTTCCCTGCAGATGTCCGTGGCCCTGTAGGCAGCCTGCCTGGACAGCCCGTAGGTGACAAATCGTTTCCGGATCCGGGGAATCAGATCCTGAATATGCTCGTTGTCAAGGCAGATCACACCCATGCCGTAGAAAGGGACCTTGTTAATGAATTCCGTAAAGGCATTTTTGATATCTTCAATGCCCTTGTAGAAGTCCAGATGTTCCAGGTCAATGTTGGTTACTACAGCAATGGCCGGGCTCATGCGGAGAAAGGAACCGTCAGATTCATCTGCCTCGGCAACAAGAAAGTCTCCTTCTCCAAGACGGGCGTTGGTGCCAAGGCTATGGAGCTTACCGCCGATGATGATGGTCGGGTCGAGCCCCCCTTCCGCCAGTACGGCGGACATGAGATTGGTTGTGGTGGTTTTCCCGTGGGCACCGGCAATGGCAACACCATATTTCAGACGCATAAGTTCTGCCAGCATTTCTGCCCTTGGAATGACGGGAATCCCCTTCTCCTGCGCGAACAGGACTTCGGGATTGTCTTTTCTGACGGCGGAGGAAATGACCACCACATCGGCCTCTTCGGCCTGAGCTGCGGCATGTCCTTTGAAAATGTGCCCTCCCAGAGAGGCCAGCCTTCGGGTAATCTCGGAATCTACAAGATCGGATCCGGAAACCCTGTAGCCCAGGTTGATGAGGAGTTCGGCAATACCGCTCATTCCGATACCACCGATTCCCACAAAGTGAATATGATAGGTTTTCTGATACATAAATTCATTCCTCTGCTATGCAACCCATGATGGCGTTGGTAAGGGTGATTGCCGCATCAGGGCGTGAAAGATTTCTGGCCGCATCAGCCATGGCCTCTGTGATTTCAGAGCTAGATGAACAATTTTTTAGGATGCTTGCCAGCTCCTCCGGTCGAAAGGTGCTTTCTTCCAGAATAAAGGCTGCTCCCGCATCCACCATGGCTTTTGCATTATAAAACTGGTGATTGTCCGCCGCATGGGGAAAGGGGATAAAAATTGCTCCAAGCCCGGCTGCTGCAAGTTCGGCCACGGTGGTGGCGCCTGCCCGTGAAAGAACCATATCGGCTTCTGCATAGGCCGTTACCATATCGTCGATAAAAGGCTGAATATGTGCATGGACACCCGCCTTGGCATAGGCCCCATGGACCTCGTGAAAGTCTGTATCCCCAGTCTGGTGCACAAAGGTGAGGGGTAGGTTGCGGATCAGTGGCAGGGTCTGGCACAAAGCCTGATTCAATCCCCGTGCTCCCTGACTGCCGCCCAGAACAAGAAGCCGTAAGGGGGCTCCCGCTTGTCTTCTGTGGGTGCGGCATCCAACAAGATCTCTGCGTACCGGGTTCCCGCTGATATGTATTTTGCCCGGTCTGGCGGAAAGTTGTGTATCCGGAAATGAAACGTGGACTTCCGTGGCAAAACGGGCAAGAAGCCTTGTTGTCAAGCCGGGCAGGCTGTTTTGTTCATGCACGATCACAGGGATCCTCATGAGTTTTGCGGCCAGTGCCGCCGGTGCCGCACTGTAGCCCCCGACGGAAAGCAGCACCTGAGGCTGAAAACTGCGTAGAATAGCAGAGGAACGGCCAACTGTCATGGGGAAACGGAGTGCAGCCTTGATTTTTTGCAGAAGGCCCATTCCCTTGATACCGGAAATGGCAATACTTTCATGGCGGAATCCATGGGCGTTGAGAATCTTATGATCCATGGGTCGGCCTGCGTTAATGAAGAGAACGCTGTTTTCCGGAGACCGGCGGAGAAACTCTTCAGCAGTGGCAACTCCGGGAAAGAGATGGCCGCCTGTTCCGCCACCCGAAATGACAAGGCGTTGCACTTTTCTGTTCATCACGCTTTCCTTCCTGTGGCGGCTATGTTCATGATGATGCCCATGGCGGCGAGATTCACCACAAGGGATGTCCCGCCGTAGCTGAGAAAGGGGAGGGTGAGGCCCTTCGGCGGCAGCATGCCCAGAGTGACACCCGTGTTGATGAGAACCTGCATGGCCAGAGCAATGGCGATGCCAGCGCCCAGATAGAGGCCAAAGCGATCCGGTGCGGACATGGCAGCCTGCATGCTTCTCAGGAAGAGAATCACAAAAAGGCACAGCACCATACAGACCCCCCAGAGGCCCATTTCTTCACCGATGACGGCAAAAATAAAATCCGTATGGGATTCCGGAATGTAATCCATTTTCATGCGTCCATTACCAAGGCCCTGTCCGAAGGGTCCACCGTTGCCAAAGGCCATGAGAGCCCTTGAAACCTGAAACCCTTCGTCCTGTGCGTGGGCCCATGGGTCGGTAAAACTGAGGATGCGGCGCATGCGATAGGGTGCGGCATACACAATCCATGTAAGGATTCCTGCAAGGGGAATGGCAGGCCATGCGAGATGGAGAAAGGGAACACCAGCCAGAAACATGAGCATCCATGCAATGGCCATGAGAATGAGGATGGAGCCGAAATCCGGTTGTTGCATGAGAAGAACGGCAAAGAGCATAAGGACAACAAAGTGGGGGAGAAAACCGATGCTGAAGAGATGGATCTGCTCCTGTTTTTTGTTCAGGGAGTAGGCCATATAAATAATAAGGGCATATTTGGCCATCTCAGAGGGCTGAAAGCTCACGGGCCCCAGATGCAGCCAGCGCTGGGCACCACCGGCACTGTGTCCATACTGACTGAAAAGAACAGCAATGAGAAAGGCAAAAGCAAGGGCCAGGATGGGGTAAGCCAGTCCTGCCAGGAACCGGTAGGGGAAAAATCTGAAAAGGATGAGGATGCCGAAGCCTGCCACCATATGAACTGCCTGTCGGCTAAGAAAATGATACTCGGATCCGAAAATAAGGGCTGCTCGGGAAGCGCTGGCGCTGTATACCATAACAAGACCGGTGGCCATGAGAATGAGAACCGGAGCCCAGAGCCAGGGGTCTTCACGAAATGAAATCTTATGGTTGGGGTGTCTGCTCATGCATCATCCTCGCTGAGAGCATGACGGGCCACAATGGCACGGAACTGATTACCTCTGTCTTTGTAGTCCCGGAACATATCAAAGCTGGCACATGCCGGAGAAAGCAGAATCGGGGTATGAGGCCGGGCTTTCTCTGCGGCCATCCTGACGGCTTCATCAAGATCGCTGGCTTTTTCACAGGGAACAAGGAGGTGAAAGGCCCTGTAAAGAGCTTCGCTGGCCTCACCAATCAGAATGATGGCACGGGCGTATGTCCGGACGCATTGTTCCATGAGTCTGTAGTCTCCGCCTTTGTCCCTGCCTCCCATAATCAGGACGACTTCACGGTCAAAGGCAGCAAGGGCTCGGCATACGGCATCCATGTTGGTGGCTTTGGAGTCGTCATAGCAGGGAATCCCCCGGATACTGCCGCATGGGGTCATTCGATGTTCCAGCCCTTTGAATTCCCGGATAGCCTGAATGATTCCTTCCCTTGAAGCTCCTGCTGCTTCCGCTGCCAGCCATGCTGCTGCCAGATTTTCCCGGTTATGGCGGCCGGGCAGGGAAAACAGCTGAAGGTCAATGAATGAACCGTCTTCAAGGTGTATTCCTTTTTCGTCAATCTGAATGCCCCTTTCCTCCCTGTCATACCAGCGTCTGGTCAGAGGCAGTTTCTCTCCGATGGAACGAACCCGTGTGTCTCCGTAATTAAGCACGGCCGTGCCTGCGTTCATATCCCTGAAGATCCGGGCTTTCGATGCGGCATAGGCTTCGAGGTCGCTGTAGCGGTCCAGGTGATCCGGAGTGATGTTGAGCAGTACGGCCACATCGGGCCTGAAGGATTCCAAGGTATCCAGCTGATAACTGGAAATTTCCAGCACGGCTATATCGGCAGGGCATCCCTCGCGGACAAAATCACAGAGGGGTGTACCGAGATTTCCGCCCGTGAAAACAGTTTTGCCGGATGCGGCCAGCATGGCACCGATAAGTTCTGTCACGGTACTTTTGCCATTTGTTCCTGTAACGGCAACAAAGGGTACGGAAAGAAACCGCAGACCCAGCGCCATCTCTCCGATGGCAGGAATGCCCTTTTCTGCGGCTGAGGAAACGGCCTCCCGCCTGGGATCCACGCCGGGGCTCAGAACAAGAAGTTCTGTATTTTCTGCCAGATCGCGACTCAATTCACCTGTAATCTGATCGCAGATACCAGGACAGTTCGGCTTGTTTTCGTCCACGCCCGTGACCCGGTACCCCTGATCTTTAAGAAGACGCACGGCTGCCATTCCCGAAATGCCGAGACCAATCACTACCGCATGTTTTTTGATAGGGGCGCAGGGCATCATGCTTG
It encodes:
- the murC gene encoding UDP-N-acetylmuramate--L-alanine ligase, producing the protein MYQKTYHIHFVGIGGIGMSGIAELLINLGYRVSGSDLVDSEITRRLASLGGHIFKGHAAAQAEEADVVVISSAVRKDNPEVLFAQEKGIPVIPRAEMLAELMRLKYGVAIAGAHGKTTTTNLMSAVLAEGGLDPTIIIGGKLHSLGTNARLGEGDFLVAEADESDGSFLRMSPAIAVVTNIDLEHLDFYKGIEDIKNAFTEFINKVPFYGMGVICLDNEHIQDLIPRIRKRFVTYGLSRQAAYRATDICREGMKNHFTVLHHGKELGRLTLNLPGRHNVTNALAAIATGCELSIDFNQIRKALEQVSGVARRMDVKAEIHGITIMDDYGHHPTEIRTTLEAVRETYPDRRMVVVFQPHRYSRTAALFDDFTRSFYESDALFVLPVYAAGEAPIEGITGTRLCEGIKAHGHRQVICVGDNTDPVPLLQDYVQKGDVVLTLGAGNVYRTGETLAEVLSRAAAA
- the murG gene encoding undecaprenyldiphospho-muramoylpentapeptide beta-N-acetylglucosaminyltransferase, which gives rise to MNRKVQRLVISGGGTGGHLFPGVATAEEFLRRSPENSVLFINAGRPMDHKILNAHGFRHESIAISGIKGMGLLQKIKAALRFPMTVGRSSAILRSFQPQVLLSVGGYSAAPAALAAKLMRIPVIVHEQNSLPGLTTRLLARFATEVHVSFPDTQLSARPGKIHISGNPVRRDLVGCRTHRRQAGAPLRLLVLGGSQGARGLNQALCQTLPLIRNLPLTFVHQTGDTDFHEVHGAYAKAGVHAHIQPFIDDMVTAYAEADMVLSRAGATTVAELAAAGLGAIFIPFPHAADNHQFYNAKAMVDAGAAFILEESTFRPEELASILKNCSSSSEITEAMADAARNLSRPDAAITLTNAIMGCIAEE
- the ftsW gene encoding putative lipid II flippase FtsW; amino-acid sequence: MSRHPNHKISFREDPWLWAPVLILMATGLVMVYSASASRAALIFGSEYHFLSRQAVHMVAGFGILILFRFFPYRFLAGLAYPILALAFAFLIAVLFSQYGHSAGGAQRWLHLGPVSFQPSEMAKYALIIYMAYSLNKKQEQIHLFSIGFLPHFVVLMLFAVLLMQQPDFGSILILMAIAWMLMFLAGVPFLHLAWPAIPLAGILTWIVYAAPYRMRRILSFTDPWAHAQDEGFQVSRALMAFGNGGPFGQGLGNGRMKMDYIPESHTDFIFAVIGEEMGLWGVCMVLCLFVILFLRSMQAAMSAPDRFGLYLGAGIAIALAMQVLINTGVTLGMLPPKGLTLPFLSYGGTSLVVNLAAMGIIMNIAATGRKA
- the murD gene encoding UDP-N-acetylmuramoyl-L-alanine--D-glutamate ligase, whose product is MMPCAPIKKHAVVIGLGISGMAAVRLLKDQGYRVTGVDENKPNCPGICDQITGELSRDLAENTELLVLSPGVDPRREAVSSAAEKGIPAIGEMALGLRFLSVPFVAVTGTNGKSTVTELIGAMLAASGKTVFTGGNLGTPLCDFVREGCPADIAVLEISSYQLDTLESFRPDVAVLLNITPDHLDRYSDLEAYAASKARIFRDMNAGTAVLNYGDTRVRSIGEKLPLTRRWYDREERGIQIDEKGIHLEDGSFIDLQLFSLPGRHNRENLAAAWLAAEAAGASREGIIQAIREFKGLEHRMTPCGSIRGIPCYDDSKATNMDAVCRALAAFDREVVLIMGGRDKGGDYRLMEQCVRTYARAIILIGEASEALYRAFHLLVPCEKASDLDEAVRMAAEKARPHTPILLSPACASFDMFRDYKDRGNQFRAIVARHALSEDDA